One Salmo trutta chromosome 26, fSalTru1.1, whole genome shotgun sequence DNA window includes the following coding sequences:
- the LOC115163069 gene encoding calpain small subunit 1 → MFLAKKLIGGILDVVSNVDPGQFVPSEPPPPRRPLAYANPKENDEEAQFRKVFQQLAGDDMEVSPTELMNILNRIIGKRSDLKTDGFSIESCRSMVAVMDSDSTGKLGFHEFKYLWNNIKKWQCIYISNDADRSGLIFSQELPAAFKAAGFPLNDQLFQLIVRRYSDEQGNMDFDNYIGCLVRLDAMCRAFKTLDKDNNGTIKVNIQEWLQLTMYS, encoded by the exons ATGTTTCTGGCCAAAAAACTAATTGGTGGCATCCTGGATGTTGTGAG CAATGTTGACCCCGGTCAATTTGTGCCCTCAGAGCCT CCCCCACCACGCAGACCTCTGGCCTACGCTAACCCGAAGGAGAACGACGAGGAGGCACAGTTCCGCAAGGTGTTCCAGCAACTCGCTGGGGAT GACATGGAGGTGAGCCCCACTGAACTGATGAACATCCTCAACAGGATCATTGGAAAAC GTAGTGACCTGAAGACTGATGGCTTTAGCATTGAGTCATGCAGGAGCATGGTGGCTGTCATGGAT AGCGACAGCACAGGAAAGCTAGGTTTCCATGAGTTCAAGTATTTATGGAACAACATCAAGAAATGGCAG TGCATCTACATATCAAATGACGCAGATCGCTCAGGGCTCATCTTCTCACAAGAGCTTCCCGCTGCCTTCAAAGCTGCAG GCTTCCCTCTCAACGACCAGCTCTTCCAGTTGATCGTCCGCAGGTACAGTGATGAACAGGGCAACATGGACTTTGACAACTACATTGGGTGCCTGGTCAGACTGGACGCCATGTGTC GAGCTTTCAAGACTCTGGACAAAGATAATAATGGAACTATCAAAGTCAACATCCAGGAG TGGCTTCAGTTGACCATGTACTCATAA
- the LOC115163070 gene encoding synaptosomal-associated protein 25 — MSCKMAADTPVRTEQEELQRRANQVTDESLESTRRMMQLVEESKDSGIRALVMLDEQGEQLERIEEGLDQINSDMKEAEKNLTDLGKCCGLCSCDKLKDFEESGAYKKVWGNNQDGVVSGQPSSRVVDEREQMIMSGGYISKVTNDAREDEMEENLGHVGSIIGNLKSMALDMGNEIDTQNVQIDRIQGKAILNVSRIDAANQKANNLMKR; from the exons ATGTCATGCAAGATGGCTGCCGACACGCCTGTGAGGACAGAGCAAGAGGAGCTGCAAAGGAGGGCCAACCAGGTGACAGATGAG TCCCTGGAGAGTACCCGTCGTATGATGCAGCTAGTAGAGGAG AGCAAAGATTCAGGAATCCGGGCCCTGGTCATGCTGGACGAACAAGGAG AGCAACTGGAGCGGATTGAGGAGGGCCTGGACCAGATCAACTCGGATATGAAGGAGGCTGAGAAGAACCTCACAGACCTGGGCAAATGCTGCGGTCTGTGTTCCTGTGATAA GCTGAAGGACTTTGAGGAGAGTGGGGCCTATAAGAAGGTGTGGGGGAACAACCAGGATGGGGTGGTGTCCGGCCAGCCGTCCTCACGCGTGGTGGATGAGAGAGAGCAGATGATCATGAGTGGAGGCTACATAAGCAA GGTGACAAATGATGCACGTGAAGATGAGATGGAGGAGAATCTGGGACATGTAGGCAGCATTATAGGCAACCTGAAGAGCATGGCACTGGACATGGGCAATGAGATCGACACGCAGAATGTCCAGATTGACCGCATTCAGGGCAAG GCCATTCTCAATGTATCCCGCATCGATGCTGCCAATCAGAAAGCTAACAATCTAATGAAGAGATAA
- the LOC115163071 gene encoding uncharacterized protein LOC115163071, with translation MNFKFTYSEIEELGGNLPMKKRKSRFTFDEVHLLLTEVKRNRHILVSKFNQGASSDLRKRTWADIAIRINKISECQREVMEIVKKWADLKCDAKRRMVAMRGPNGVRISQNLSPVEKMVHEILSMSPPNKATMGSMNDEPEENDFGDMSEMSTRSSGTSNGMAGLHHMAMPVTSPHVMGSSMSPFSTPDKDIGMFSQMPFGQDPSQSSHDFSFMKPVDEDDSLGFEDLEEEPRHMGSFRPPAEPRRTYSRFAASSTAVSSSMATSSSSHPAPSSSFRPAPLSSSTSTGSVMGQGAIRKQLAHSASLSLKEQQATTALLGAVSGSLGALAQSVQQLVESQQEFVRDSLQMQRETVSVLRDFSTNALALLRDKVNGHPPP, from the exons ATGAATTTTAAATTCACCTATAGCGAAATAGAGGAACTTGGGGGCAACTTGCCCATGAAGAAAAGGAAGTCGCGCTTCACCTTCGATGAAGTCCATCTGCTGCTGACTGAAGTCAAAAGAAACAGGCACATCCTCGTAA GCAAGTTCAACCAAGGCGCCTCGTCAGACCTGAGGAAGCGAACATGGGCGGACATCGCGATTCGCATCAACAAAATTAGCGAGTGCCAACGGGAGGTCATGGAGATCGTCAAGAAGTGGGCGGACCTAAAGTGTGATGCCAAGCGTAGGATGGTGGCCATGCGAGGGCCTAACGGTGTCCGTATCTCCCAGAACCTGTCGCCGGTGGAGAAAATGGTGCACGAGATACTATCCATGTCCCCTCCAAACAAGGCCACCATGGGCAGTATGAATGATGAACCTGAGGAGAATGACTTTGGTGACATGTCAGAGATGTCGACTCGCTCCTCTGGCACCTCTAATGGTATGGCTGGTCTTCATCACATGGCTATGCCTGTCACCAGCCCTCACGTGATGGGCTCGTCTATGTCTCCTTTCTCAACTCCGGATAAAGATATTGGCATGTTCTCTCAGATGCCATTTGGCC AGGATCCTTCTCAGTCATCTCATGATTTTTCATTCATGAAACCAGTCGATGAAG ACGACAGTCTGGGATTTGAGGACCTAGAAGAGGAGCCGCGGCACATGGGCTCCTTCCGCCCCCCTGCTGAGCCTCGTCGCACCTACTCCAGATTCGCTGCCTCTTCCACCGCTGTGTCTTCCTCCATGGCTACCTCCTCGTCCTCCCACCCAGCTCCATCCTCTTCCTTTcgccctgctcctctctcctcttccacctctacAGGGTCAGTCATGGGGCAGGGGGCAATCCGGAAGCAGCTAGCCCACAGTGCCTCCCTCAGTCTCAAGGAGCAGCAGGCCACTACTGCCCTGCTAGGGGCCGTGTCGGGGTCTCTGGGGGCCCTGGCCCAGTCCGTGCAGCAGCTGGTGGAGTCGCAGCAGGAGTTTGTACGCGATTCCCTGCAGATGCAGCGAGAGACTGTTAGCGTCCTGCGAGACTTCTCCACCAATGCCCTGGCTCTCCTGCGGGACAAGGTCAACGGCCACCCACCGCCTTAA
- the LOC115163072 gene encoding ras-related protein Rab-1A, which produces MNPEYDYLFKLLLIGDSGVGKSCLLLRFADDTYTESYISTIGVDFKIRTIEMEQKTVKLQIWDTAGQERFRTITSSYYRGAHGIIIVYDVTDQESFNNVKQWLEEIDRYACENVSKLLVGNKCDLVSKKVVDSATGQEFASSLKIPFLETSAKNADNVEKSFLTMASEIQKRVGSDGVQSEAAKVGNKINSAPLWPGGKDEAAAEEGNSCC; this is translated from the exons ATGAATCCTGAATA TGACTACCTATTCAAGCTGCTTCTTATAGGAGACTCTGGTGTCGGCAAGTCTTGCCTGCTCTTGCGGTTTGCG GATGACACCTACACAGAGAGCTACATCAGCACAATCGGGGTCGACTTTAAGATCAGAACCATTGAAATGGAACAGAAGACTGTCAAACTACAAATT TGGGACACAGCCGGACAAGAGAGGTTCCGGACCATCACATCCAGCTACTACAGAGGAGCACATGGGATCATCATTGTGTATGATGTCACTGATCAG GAGTCCTTTAACAACGTGAAGCAGTGGTTGGAGGAGATTGACCGCTATGCGTGTGAAAATGTCTCCAAGTTGCTTGTGGGAAACAAGTGTGACTTGGTCTCTAAAAAGGTAGTGGACTCTGCCACTGGTCAA GAATTTGCTTCATCCCTAAAGATTCCATTCCTGGAGACCAGTGCGAAGAATGCTGATAATGTAGAGAAATCATTTTTAACCATGGCCTCTGAAATACAGAAGCGTGTTGGAAGTGATGGTGTTCAGAGTGAGGCTGCTAAAGTGGGCAACAAGATAAACAGTGCACCCCTTTGGCCCGGGGGGAAAGATGAGGCTGCCGCCGAGGAGGGGAATTCTTGTTGCTAA